The genomic window TTCCCAAAGGGCGCAAGATACCGCATATTGGCTGGAACCGGATAAAGAAGGTCAAGGAGTCAGCTATTTTATCTGATGTGCCAGACGGCTCTTACCTATATTTCGTCCACTCCTATCACGCCGTACCGAATGATAAGGAGGTCATCTCGACGACGACCGATTATGGAATAGAGTTTGTCTCGAGCATAGCCAAGGGCAATCTATATGCCACCCAGTTTCATCCGGAAAAGAGCAGCGAGCTCGGACTCGCCATACTTAGAAGATTTGGAGAGATTGCAACTTGATAATCTATCCAGCCATAGATTTAAAATCTGGCAAATGCGTCCGCCTTTGTCAGGGAAAGATGGACGAGGTTACCGTCTACTCTGACGATCCCAAAGAGGTAGCTAAGCGGTGGCAGAGGGAGGGGGCCGAGTACATCCACGTCGTCGACTTGGACGGAGCCGTTACGGGAGCGCCCAAAAATTTAAGCCTCCTTGGCGAGATAGTAATGGCCACCAAGGTTCCGGTCCAATTCGGAGGGGGACTTCGAAGTCTTGACGTAATCGATAAGGTCTTTGAGATGGGCGTCAGCCGGGCTGTGGTCGGCACAGCCCTGATAAAGGATGAGGCCATGCTCAAAGGGGCCTGCTCGATTTATCCGGGAAGGATTGCGGTCGGCCTTGATGTTCGCTTTGGATATGTGGCCGTAAGCGGATGGGAGGAAGAGACCAAAGTTCTTGCGGTGGATCTGATAGGAAGATTGGAGGAACTCGGGGTAGCAAGGATAATATATACCGATATAATGGTGGACGGCACCTTGAAAGGGCCAAATCTTGCCGCCATTGAGAGCGTTGCCAAATCGACTAATGTACCGATTATAGCCTCGGGTGGGGTAGCTAGCTTGCAAGATCTGGCCGATCTGGCCGGCTTGAGTCCACTTGGCGTGGAGGGAGCGATAGTTGGCAAAGCCCTCTATGCGGGAGCTTTCACGCTCAAAGAGGCCCTAGAGGCGGTCAAATAGATGCTGGCAAAGAGGATAATCCCCTGTCTGGATATAAAAGAGGGAAGGGTTGTTAAGGGAGTAAATTTTGTCAATCTAATCGATGCCGGCGACCCGGTTGAGCTTGCCGCCGCCTATGACCAAGCTGGGGCGGATGAACTCGTTTTTCTGGATATAACCGCCTCCCATGAAGACAGGGAAATCGTCATAGACGTGGCTAGGAGGACTTCTGAGAAGGTCTTTATGCCCTTTACCATCGGCGGCGGCATAGGATCGGCGGCCGATTTCAGAAAGATGCTAGAGAGCGGAGCGGACAAGGTGTCGATCAATACCGCCGCCGTCAAGAACCCCGCCCTGATAAGGGAGGCCGCGATGAGATTTGGCAGTCAGTGCGTGGTCGTGGCCATAGATGCCAGAAGAGTCGGATCAAATCGCTGGGAGGTTTTTACTCATGGAGGGCGTAATAAGACGGGAATGGACGCCGCCCTCTGGGCGAAGCGGGCCGAGAGGCTCGGGGCCGGCGAGATACTTCTTACCAGCATGGATAGAGACGGCACGAAGGACGGCTACGATGTCCCATTGACCAGGGCGATAACAGCTAATGTAAATATCCCGGTCATCGCCTCGGGAGGAGCGGGAAAACTGGAGGACTTCCTGGAGGTTATAGTGGAGGCCGATGCCGATGCAGTTCTGGCCGCCTCCCTATTTCACTTTGGCGAGTTATCTATCAAAGAAGTCAAATACTATCTTGATAAAAATGGGGTCTTTGTGCGAATATAGGTTATGTTAAGGCGGGTATGTGGGCAGGAAATAGGAATCTTCTGCCCATTGAATTAATTCGAGCGAGAGGAGGGAAGATTTTATGGGCTCAAAAGAAGCAGAGGTTATTGCCAGGGTAGCTTTTACGATACTGGGAGTAGGTTTTTTTATCGGCATCACCCTGACGATTCAGTATTTGATATCTCACTTCAGCGGATCGTCGCATCACTAATCTTGCCGTCCAACCTTTTAAGTTGGAGCAAAAATAAAAGGAGGTAAATTAGTTGGATAGCAGAGTAGGTACACTCGTTTCTTTCTTCGCCATCGCTCTTGCAGCAATTTTTGGGGCTCGCTACATCTTCATGGTGATGATGGAGAAGGGTGCCAAAAAGGATGCTCAAAAAGACGAAGCAACCAAGGAATAACTGATTAATGATCGATTTTGAATTGAAATTTGATGAGAGCGGCCTGATTCCGGCCATAGTTCAGGATGCTTCAACGGGCGAGGTCTTGATGCTCGCCCATATGGATAAAGAGGCATTTAAGAGAACGCTTGAGACGGGCCGCTCTTGGTTTTGGAGCCGCAGCCGAAACGAGTACTGGCAAAAGGGCGAGACCTCGGGAAACTTTCAATACGTAAAAGAGATCAGATATGATTGCGATCAAGACTCCCTTCTCTTACTCGTTGAACCGGTCGGCCCCGCTTGCCATACCGGCCAAAGGTCCTGCTTCTACCGTAAGGTTGAGGGGCTTAAAATCGAGGACTTAAGCCTCGATCTCAAAGGGAGAGACGGGGGCCTCTCAGGCGAGTTAGATGAGTTATATCGCATAATAGCCCAGAGGAAGAGATCTCCAAGTCCATCCTCCTATACGGCCAGTCTCTTTGCGGCGGGAGAGAAGAAGATCTTGGGAAAGATCGAGGAGGAAGCGGATGAGGTAATCGACGCCGCTTTGAATAAGGACGACTCTGAGGTCGTCTGGGAGGTGGCTGACCTCCTCTATCATCTCCTCGTCCTCTTGGCGGCAAGGGGCATCGAGCTTTCAAGAGTAAAAGAGGAGCTTTCAGGCAGAAAGAAATAGCCCGTCCATCTTTTGGTCTCGTTCGTCAAGCTCTTAAATTACTTCGATAATTTTAAGCAACCAACCGTAAATAATCAATCACTTGGAAACCATCGGCCCCACTAGAGGGGCATCATTCTTAGCATCTCGTTAAGCGGATTAAAAATTATCTTCTTTTTCCGAGGGCTTTTGGATTATGGAAGAGACCGGCTATAAGCTAAAATTGGCAAAAAGTGAAAGTGATTTTGAGGCGGCCAGGCGCCTCTTTCTGGAGTATGCCGACTACATTGGGATGGATCTCTCCTTTCAAAACTTCGACGACGAGCTTCGAGTGATTGCTGGCCACTACTCTAAGCACTTAGGAGGGATCATCCTTTTAATTGATGCAGCAAAAGACGATGCCGTAGGCTGCGTCGCCCTCAGAAGGTTTGAGGGTGGTGTGGCCGAACTCAAAAGAATGTACATCAAAGAGTCTTACCGTGGAAGGGGCCCTGGGGACCGGTTGATGGAGCGGGCGATTGCTCTTGCAAGAGAGTTCGGCTACCAAAAGATCCGCTTGGATAGTATCGAAGAGATGACAGAAGCCCTCTCTCTGTATAAGAAATTCGGCTTCAAAGAGATGGAAGCGTATCGGTACAATCCTTTGGCGGGGGCAGTATTTCTGGAATTAGATCTTTGAGTTTATAATGGTCGTAAAGATCTTCAGGTCAAGAGATTCGGATGTTGATTATGACTGAGACGCTAAAGCTGCTAAGTGAGGTATTCGAGGCCGTCCTTGGCTTTATGCCCAAACTCACGGTGGGCATATTCGTCCTTGTCATCTTCTGGCTTGCCGGTTCGATATTTTTGAGGATTTCGCATACTTTGAGCCACAAGGTCAACCTTCCCAAGGATATTAGGATTCTCATCGGGCAGGTTACAAAGGCGGCCTTCTTGCTCGCCGGGCTGCTGACGGCCCTGGCCTTTATGGGCATAAAGCTCTCATCTCTCATCACCGCTCTTGGCCTGACCGGCTTTGCTCTCGGGGTTGCCCTAAAGGACGTCTTGGCCAACCTCTTATCCGGTCTGGTCATCCTGCTTAATCGTCCCTTCAAGATAAAGGATCGCATTGGCATATTGGAATTTGAGGGCCGGGTGGTCGATATCAACTTGAGGTACACGGTAGTAGAGACTCAAGAGGGGCCTATATTCATTCCAAACCAGGTCATCTTTGCCAATCCCCTTCGTGTCCTGAATGATTGAGTCTATAGCGTTTAACGGGTCTTATCGTCCGCCCATCGAGAGCGGACATTTTAAGGAGCGACTCTTGAAAGTTACCCTGGCCCAATTAAATCCGGTAGTTGGAGACATTGAGGGCAATCTGGCAAAACTTAAGGAAGCTACGAAGGTGGCGGTTGCCGATGGCTCCAGCCTATTGATACTTCCTGAACTCTTTCTGACCGGCTATCCGCCAAAGGATCTTCTAGAGAAGGATTGGTTCATCAAAAGGTGCGAGAAGGGTATCGAAGAGGTCCTCAAGCTATCTTGCCAGAATCCCGGCCTCGGCACAATATTGGGAGTCCCCATTCGGACAGGAAGCGGGGCGGGAAGGGGGCTCTATAACGCCGCCCTTCTTTTTAAGGGCGGCAGGATCGTCTTTAGCCAGGCCAAGTCGCTGCTTCCAGCCTACGATGTCTTTGACGAAGCGAGATATTTCGATTCCGCAAAAGAGGTGTCTACGCACGACCTTGATGGCAAGAGGCTTGCCATCACCATCTGCGAGGACGGCTGGAGCAACCCTGACTCTTCGAAGAGGAGGCCCTACAACGAGGATCCGATTGGTTTTCAGGCAAGCGAGCTGAAAGCCGAGCTTCTCATAAACATCTCTGCCTCCCCCTTCGAAGTCGGCAAAGAAGCGGAGCGTTTTTCCATATTTCAAAGTCACTCCAAGGCCCATCATCTTCCCCTCGTCTTTGTAAATCAGATCGGCGGCAATGATGAGCTCATCTTCGACGGGGCAAGTTTTGCCCTCGACACGCGGGGCAATCCGATTGAAATCCTCCCATCTTTCACCGAGGCCGTAAAGACGATAGACTTGATCGAAAGCGGCGACATGAACAGGCGAAGCCCGTTGAGCCGCATGGAGGAGGTCCATCGGGCCATCATCCTCGGGGTGAGCGATTACTTCAGAAAGACCGGCTTTACCGGGGCCGTGATAGGTCTTTCCGGGGGAATAGATTCGGCCGTTACCTGCGCTCTGGCAGCCCAGGCGCTTGGAGCAAAAAACGTCATGGGCGTATCCATGCCGGGGCCATTCTCCTCAAAGGGTAGCTTGAGGGATGCAAAGGGGCTTGCCAAGAATCTCTCGATAGAATACAGGGTCATTCCAATAGACTCCATAAATTCGGCCTATCTGGAGTCGCTCAAACCAGAATTTGAGGGACTTGCGCCCAATGAGGCCGAAGAGAATATTCAGGCGAGAATCCGGGGAAACATCCTGATGGCTTTGTCTAACAAGTTCGGTCACTTGGTTCTTGCGACTGGCAACAAGAGCGAGATGGCCGTTGGTTATTCCACTCTATATGGTGACATGAGCGGTGGACTGGCCGTGATTGCGGATCTGCCCAAGACGGCCGTCTATGAATTGGCCGCCTATCTCAATCGAGAAGCTGAGATAATTCCCCCCTCCACCATCGAAAAGGTGCCTTCGGCCGAACTCAGG from Actinomycetota bacterium includes these protein-coding regions:
- the hisA gene encoding 1-(5-phosphoribosyl)-5-[(5-phosphoribosylamino)methylideneamino]imidazole-4-carboxamide isomerase produces the protein MIIYPAIDLKSGKCVRLCQGKMDEVTVYSDDPKEVAKRWQREGAEYIHVVDLDGAVTGAPKNLSLLGEIVMATKVPVQFGGGLRSLDVIDKVFEMGVSRAVVGTALIKDEAMLKGACSIYPGRIAVGLDVRFGYVAVSGWEEETKVLAVDLIGRLEELGVARIIYTDIMVDGTLKGPNLAAIESVAKSTNVPIIASGGVASLQDLADLAGLSPLGVEGAIVGKALYAGAFTLKEALEAVK
- the hisF gene encoding imidazole glycerol phosphate synthase subunit HisF, coding for MLAKRIIPCLDIKEGRVVKGVNFVNLIDAGDPVELAAAYDQAGADELVFLDITASHEDREIVIDVARRTSEKVFMPFTIGGGIGSAADFRKMLESGADKVSINTAAVKNPALIREAAMRFGSQCVVVAIDARRVGSNRWEVFTHGGRNKTGMDAALWAKRAERLGAGEILLTSMDRDGTKDGYDVPLTRAITANVNIPVIASGGAGKLEDFLEVIVEADADAVLAASLFHFGELSIKEVKYYLDKNGVFVRI
- the hisIE gene encoding bifunctional phosphoribosyl-AMP cyclohydrolase/phosphoribosyl-ATP diphosphatase HisIE, with translation MIDFELKFDESGLIPAIVQDASTGEVLMLAHMDKEAFKRTLETGRSWFWSRSRNEYWQKGETSGNFQYVKEIRYDCDQDSLLLLVEPVGPACHTGQRSCFYRKVEGLKIEDLSLDLKGRDGGLSGELDELYRIIAQRKRSPSPSSYTASLFAAGEKKILGKIEEEADEVIDAALNKDDSEVVWEVADLLYHLLVLLAARGIELSRVKEELSGRKK
- a CDS encoding GNAT family N-acetyltransferase, giving the protein MEETGYKLKLAKSESDFEAARRLFLEYADYIGMDLSFQNFDDELRVIAGHYSKHLGGIILLIDAAKDDAVGCVALRRFEGGVAELKRMYIKESYRGRGPGDRLMERAIALAREFGYQKIRLDSIEEMTEALSLYKKFGFKEMEAYRYNPLAGAVFLELDL
- a CDS encoding mechanosensitive ion channel is translated as MTETLKLLSEVFEAVLGFMPKLTVGIFVLVIFWLAGSIFLRISHTLSHKVNLPKDIRILIGQVTKAAFLLAGLLTALAFMGIKLSSLITALGLTGFALGVALKDVLANLLSGLVILLNRPFKIKDRIGILEFEGRVVDINLRYTVVETQEGPIFIPNQVIFANPLRVLND
- a CDS encoding NAD+ synthase; this encodes MKVTLAQLNPVVGDIEGNLAKLKEATKVAVADGSSLLILPELFLTGYPPKDLLEKDWFIKRCEKGIEEVLKLSCQNPGLGTILGVPIRTGSGAGRGLYNAALLFKGGRIVFSQAKSLLPAYDVFDEARYFDSAKEVSTHDLDGKRLAITICEDGWSNPDSSKRRPYNEDPIGFQASELKAELLINISASPFEVGKEAERFSIFQSHSKAHHLPLVFVNQIGGNDELIFDGASFALDTRGNPIEILPSFTEAVKTIDLIESGDMNRRSPLSRMEEVHRAIILGVSDYFRKTGFTGAVIGLSGGIDSAVTCALAAQALGAKNVMGVSMPGPFSSKGSLRDAKGLAKNLSIEYRVIPIDSINSAYLESLKPEFEGLAPNEAEENIQARIRGNILMALSNKFGHLVLATGNKSEMAVGYSTLYGDMSGGLAVIADLPKTAVYELAAYLNREAEIIPPSTIEKVPSAELRADQRDQDTLPPYEILDAILELYVDEGLSISQIVEKGFDFTTVGWVARAVNLAEHKRRQAPPGLKLTSKSFGSGRRMPIAAKYNPS